One part of the Bacteroidales bacterium genome encodes these proteins:
- a CDS encoding RluA family pseudouridine synthase encodes MRDITPASDAEQEDQEELFEHYRIVSDPGQGAMRLDKFLFNRLENISRNKIQNAARAGNILVNDLPQKPNYKIRPNDVISIVLPQPVQDFELIAEDIPIEIVYEDADVLVVNKAAGMVVHPGHGNYTGTLLNALAYYFKDQPDVLPALVHRIDKDTSGLLLVGKNELAQTILGKQFFDHDIHREYLALVWGDFDEDQGTITGNIGRNPDNRLQMFVFDDETQGKPAITHYQVIERFGYVTLLSCRLETGRTHQIRAHMRYIGHPIFNDERYGGDKILKGTTFTKYKQFVENCRQMLPRQALHAHSLGFEHPISLRMMHFESDLPTDMQQTIDKWRHYAKHMAEERD; translated from the coding sequence ATGCGCGACATTACCCCCGCCTCCGACGCCGAACAGGAAGATCAGGAAGAACTTTTTGAGCATTATCGAATCGTTTCCGACCCGGGGCAAGGCGCTATGCGGCTGGATAAATTCCTCTTTAACCGCCTGGAAAACATCTCGCGCAACAAAATTCAGAACGCCGCCAGAGCCGGCAATATCCTGGTAAACGACCTACCACAAAAACCCAATTATAAAATTCGTCCTAACGACGTAATCAGTATCGTGTTGCCACAGCCGGTGCAGGACTTTGAGCTTATCGCCGAAGATATTCCCATCGAAATTGTATATGAAGACGCCGACGTGCTGGTGGTAAACAAAGCTGCCGGCATGGTGGTGCATCCCGGTCACGGCAACTACACCGGCACCCTGCTCAATGCGCTGGCATATTATTTCAAAGATCAGCCCGACGTGTTGCCGGCGCTGGTGCATCGCATCGACAAAGATACTTCCGGGCTGCTACTGGTAGGAAAAAATGAGCTGGCGCAAACGATCCTGGGCAAACAGTTTTTCGATCACGACATCCACCGCGAATATCTGGCGCTGGTGTGGGGCGATTTTGATGAAGACCAGGGAACCATCACCGGCAATATCGGTCGAAACCCCGACAACCGCCTGCAAATGTTTGTTTTTGACGACGAAACTCAAGGGAAGCCGGCCATCACGCATTACCAGGTGATAGAGCGCTTTGGTTACGTCACCTTGCTGAGCTGCCGATTAGAGACAGGCCGCACGCACCAGATCAGAGCGCACATGAGATATATAGGCCACCCAATCTTTAATGACGAACGCTATGGCGGCGACAAAATTCTGAAAGGAACCACCTTTACAAAGTACAAACAGTTTGTCGAAAACTGCCGCCAGATGCTGCCTCGACAAGCACTGCACGCACATTCGTTGGGATTTGAACACCCAATCTCCCTCCGCATGATGCATTTCGAATCTGATTTACCGACCGACATGCAGCAAACCATCGACAAATGGCGCCATTATGCGAAGCACATGGCGGAGGAAAGGGATTAA
- a CDS encoding cold shock domain-containing protein, producing MRKGTVKFFNESKGFGFIVEDDSKKEYFVHATGLVDEIQEGDAVEFDITEGKKGLNAINVKVA from the coding sequence ATGAGAAAAGGAACAGTGAAATTTTTCAATGAATCCAAAGGTTTTGGATTTATTGTCGAGGACGACTCGAAAAAAGAATACTTTGTACACGCTACCGGCCTGGTTGACGAAATTCAGGAAGGCGACGCTGTCGAGTTTGACATTACAGAAGGTAAAAAAGGATTGAACGCAATCAACGTTAAAGTTGCGTAA
- a CDS encoding peptidoglycan bridge formation glycyltransferase FemA/FemB family protein, producing MISEVFQKDTEYLFDTPILHQTAYWSDVKKNMGYQTLALDYKLPQDETNDAVAASASVLSDLLVILQPIDSKHTYAYVPYGPELEPLAENQGAFLEELSESLRPYLPVSCIMIRYDLLWESPWATEESFFDERGAWLGTPDSRIQEMRLNYNTVNWNLRKAPSNILPSNTIFLNLKKQTDQLLGAMKPKTRYNIRLSARKGVQVRTAGVDEIEIWNKLYQETARRNGIFLNDIDYFKTVLSTHPDNDSVKVKLLIAEFNGIPLAAMFLVMSGRRCSYLYGASSSEHRNLMPTYALQWYAIKMAQKHGCTEYDMFGVSPGADPAHPMNGLYQFKKGFGGDVFHALGCWDYPLLADEYVQLTACEMQRQGFHIN from the coding sequence ATGATTAGTGAGGTTTTTCAAAAAGATACCGAATACCTGTTCGACACACCTATTTTACACCAAACAGCCTATTGGTCGGATGTAAAGAAAAATATGGGCTACCAAACCCTGGCGCTCGATTATAAATTACCACAAGATGAAACAAATGATGCTGTCGCTGCATCTGCCTCAGTGCTTTCAGATTTGCTGGTGATACTTCAACCCATCGACAGCAAACACACCTATGCTTATGTGCCTTACGGGCCGGAGCTGGAGCCGCTGGCTGAAAATCAGGGGGCTTTCCTCGAAGAACTCTCGGAGAGTCTGCGGCCTTATTTGCCTGTTTCGTGCATCATGATTCGTTACGATCTGCTCTGGGAATCGCCCTGGGCTACTGAGGAATCATTTTTTGATGAAAGAGGAGCCTGGCTGGGGACGCCCGACAGTCGCATTCAGGAGATGCGACTCAACTACAACACTGTAAACTGGAATCTGCGAAAAGCACCTTCCAACATTCTTCCCAGCAATACCATTTTTCTAAATTTAAAAAAGCAAACCGATCAGTTGCTTGGCGCAATGAAACCAAAGACACGCTACAACATTAGGCTTTCGGCGCGTAAAGGCGTGCAGGTGCGCACGGCAGGTGTCGATGAGATAGAGATTTGGAATAAGCTCTATCAGGAAACTGCGCGTCGCAACGGCATTTTCCTCAACGATATCGATTATTTCAAAACCGTACTTTCTACGCATCCCGACAATGATTCAGTAAAGGTGAAATTGCTGATAGCCGAATTTAACGGGATTCCGCTGGCCGCTATGTTTCTGGTTATGTCGGGTCGACGCTGTTCCTATTTATACGGCGCTTCCTCGTCGGAGCATCGCAACCTGATGCCAACCTATGCGCTGCAATGGTATGCCATAAAAATGGCACAGAAACATGGCTGCACGGAGTATGATATGTTCGGCGTGTCGCCCGGCGCCGATCCGGCGCATCCTATGAACGGACTTTATCAGTTTAAAAAAGGATTTGGTGGAGATGTTTTCCATGCGCTTGGATGCTGGGATTATCCGCTATTGGCAGATGAATATGTGCAACTTACCGCTTGCGAAATGCAGCGACAGGGATTTCATATCAATTAA
- a CDS encoding aldo/keto reductase translates to MKTLVFKNNDTIPMVGLGTWKSEPGDVYQAVIDAVKAGYRHIDCAPVYGNEREIGLALDHLFSSGIVRRHELFITSKLWNNAHRADQVLPALKSTLIDLQLDYLDLYLIHWPVALKNGVVFPDKGEDIFAPDELPLSETWRGMEQAQKNGLARHIGVSNFSLEKLKIITGKANVKPELNQIELHPYLQQEKMLQWCHHNDILLTAYAPLGSRDRHPSMKGDNEPSLLENPVINEVANNHGMTPAQVLINWAVARGTIVIPKSVHKERLIENLKAIDFELTADEMEKTARLDRHFRYVTGSFWYMKGAPYTSDSLWDEK, encoded by the coding sequence ATGAAAACACTGGTATTCAAAAACAACGACACCATCCCGATGGTGGGACTTGGCACCTGGAAGTCGGAGCCTGGCGACGTGTATCAGGCAGTGATAGATGCTGTAAAAGCCGGCTACCGTCACATCGATTGTGCACCTGTCTACGGCAACGAACGCGAAATTGGTCTGGCGCTCGATCATCTTTTTAGCTCAGGTATTGTGCGTCGTCACGAACTTTTTATCACTTCCAAACTTTGGAACAATGCTCATCGTGCCGATCAGGTGCTGCCTGCGCTCAAATCGACACTTATCGATCTGCAGCTCGATTATCTCGATCTCTATCTGATCCATTGGCCGGTGGCGCTCAAAAATGGTGTGGTTTTTCCCGACAAGGGCGAAGATATTTTCGCACCCGACGAGCTGCCGCTAAGTGAAACCTGGCGCGGCATGGAGCAGGCTCAGAAAAATGGGCTGGCGCGTCACATTGGCGTATCCAATTTTAGCCTCGAAAAACTCAAAATAATTACCGGCAAGGCCAACGTAAAACCCGAACTCAACCAGATAGAGCTGCATCCCTACCTGCAACAGGAAAAGATGCTCCAATGGTGCCACCATAACGATATTCTTCTGACAGCTTATGCGCCGCTTGGTTCGCGCGACCGGCACCCGTCGATGAAAGGCGACAACGAACCCAGCCTGCTCGAAAACCCTGTTATCAATGAGGTGGCCAATAACCACGGCATGACACCGGCACAGGTGCTCATCAACTGGGCGGTGGCGCGTGGCACTATTGTTATTCCCAAATCGGTGCACAAAGAGCGCCTCATCGAAAACCTAAAAGCCATCGACTTTGAGCTTACCGCTGATGAGATGGAAAAAACTGCTCGTCTCGACCGGCATTTCCGCTACGTCACCGGAAGCTTTTGGTACATGAAAGGTGCGCCTTACACCTCCGACAGTCTTTGGGACGAAAAGTAA
- a CDS encoding MATE family efflux transporter, which produces MPPRLEFINTPIPLLIRRLAIPTSVGFFFNTMFNVVDTIYAGQISTLAQAGLAISFPVFFIILSVGMGIGTGTTALIANALGRRNLQKARMFARQAITFGFLLSLLLSVVGYLVVPYLFRFMNATGEYLQLALDYMNVILISTVTFLLNGILNGILSSRGDARSYRNVLVVGSILNIGFDPLLLFGWGPFPAMGIQGIALSTVLIQAAGLIYMGYRVSRTELFIRIRPRYFIPRKEYFKEIAQQGFPASLNMMTVAIGIFIITWFISGYGNDTVAAYGIATRIEQIALLPTIGLNIAVLAIVGQNFGAGHYERVHEAYRKSLKYGAIIMGAGMVWVFLLSDLLMKFFTVDPPVIGIGATYLKIAVMMFYSYVLLNVSVAALQGMKKPMFAVWIGLFRQVVMPITLFGIFSWVMKLELTAIWWGLVAINWTAAIFAVIYVTKKLRKIPLVASQASDTEKL; this is translated from the coding sequence ATGCCCCCACGGCTCGAATTTATCAATACACCCATCCCGCTGCTTATCCGGCGGCTGGCCATTCCCACCAGCGTGGGTTTCTTTTTCAACACCATGTTCAACGTGGTGGATACCATTTATGCCGGCCAAATTTCCACGCTGGCGCAGGCCGGGCTGGCCATCTCGTTCCCGGTGTTTTTCATCATCCTGTCGGTGGGCATGGGCATCGGCACCGGTACCACCGCCTTGATCGCCAACGCGCTTGGACGGCGTAATCTACAGAAGGCGCGCATGTTTGCACGACAGGCCATTACCTTTGGCTTTCTGCTCTCGCTGCTGCTGAGTGTGGTTGGCTATCTGGTGGTACCTTATCTTTTTAGATTTATGAATGCCACCGGCGAATACCTGCAACTTGCGCTCGACTACATGAATGTGATTCTGATTTCGACTGTCACCTTTTTGCTCAACGGCATCCTCAATGGAATTTTGTCGTCACGTGGCGATGCCCGCTCGTATCGCAATGTTTTGGTAGTTGGAAGTATCCTCAATATTGGGTTCGACCCGCTGCTATTGTTTGGCTGGGGGCCGTTTCCGGCAATGGGTATTCAGGGCATTGCGCTCTCTACCGTACTCATACAAGCCGCCGGCCTCATCTATATGGGTTACCGCGTGAGCCGTACCGAACTTTTTATTCGTATCAGGCCCCGTTATTTCATCCCGCGAAAGGAATATTTCAAAGAAATTGCCCAGCAGGGATTTCCTGCCAGCCTCAACATGATGACCGTTGCCATCGGAATTTTTATCATCACCTGGTTTATCAGCGGCTACGGCAACGACACTGTCGCAGCTTATGGTATTGCCACCCGCATCGAGCAGATTGCGCTCTTGCCTACCATCGGCCTCAACATAGCGGTGTTGGCCATCGTCGGACAAAATTTCGGCGCTGGTCATTACGAACGAGTTCATGAAGCTTATCGCAAAAGTTTAAAATATGGTGCTATCATTATGGGCGCCGGTATGGTTTGGGTATTTCTGCTCAGCGACCTGCTTATGAAGTTTTTTACCGTCGACCCACCCGTGATTGGCATTGGCGCCACTTATCTCAAAATTGCTGTGATGATGTTTTATAGCTATGTGCTGCTGAATGTTTCCGTGGCCGCGCTGCAGGGTATGAAAAAACCAATGTTTGCTGTGTGGATAGGTTTGTTTAGGCAGGTGGTGATGCCCATTACGCTTTTTGGGATTTTTTCGTGGGTGATGAAGCTGGAGCTAACGGCCATCTGGTGGGGACTTGTTGCCATCAACTGGACAGCAGCGATTTTTGCGGTAATTTACGTGACAAAAAAACTTCGCAAAATACCACTCGTAGCATCGCAAGCATCTGATACCGAAAAACTTTAA
- a CDS encoding cbb3-type cytochrome c oxidase subunit I, giving the protein MEDQEHYFEPKKLSPWWKRGIVLILILEFAVLIWVTTGQHYQESKPPVPEKVVNESGQVIFSKTDIETGQQIFLKKGLMNNGSIWGHGAYIGPDFSAQYLHNLSLNVRNKIATEQFDAKASELSSEQEGALVSRTGDYLKKNRYDYNTHTLVYTSVEITTFEEQIGYWENYFQRGEINRGLAKDQLVDKEELRQLIAFFSWAAWASVAKGPGRNSSYTNNFPYEPLIGNGPSGPTILWSALSLINLLAGIGLILFFFGRYNHLGWKRTREPILPQIIPGAATPVQRASLKFFLVAIVLLLFQTFAGGTMAHYFAEPGEFFGFDLTTIFPSNILRTWHVQSAILWIATAFVGGGIFISSILSKKEPKGQVGLINFLFGAFAVVIFGSLIGQYLGVKDMLKDLWFWFGNQGWEYLEIGRGWQILMAIGLVIWFLLLYRSVKPKKNDPDRELKILFLIAAFSIPFFYLPAFFYGSATNFSLVDTWRFWIIHLWVEGFFEVFATVMVAIMFYKMGLVAKQTAIRIIYLDAVLFLGAGILGTGHHWYWNGQTEASMAISASFSALEIVPLILLTLEASDFGRLIKTQRDALGNKIPFPHRWTFNFLIAVGVWNFIGAGIFGFLINLPVISYYETGTNLTPNHGHGAMMGVFGMLGVAFAVFALRQISYEDHWRKIEKYIKISFWGLNIGLALMLLLQLFPSGVLQLIDVIENGYWHARSLEFSGQSHIVGLAWLRMPADVIFIGAGVLPLLWAIFITYINMLKTKGGKVTSK; this is encoded by the coding sequence ATGGAAGATCAAGAGCATTATTTTGAACCAAAAAAACTATCTCCTTGGTGGAAAAGAGGGATAGTACTTATTCTGATTCTAGAGTTTGCAGTGCTTATATGGGTAACAACCGGACAGCATTACCAAGAATCAAAACCACCCGTACCAGAAAAGGTTGTGAATGAAAGCGGACAAGTTATTTTTTCCAAAACTGACATTGAAACCGGACAGCAAATCTTTCTAAAAAAGGGATTGATGAACAATGGGAGTATTTGGGGGCATGGTGCTTACATTGGACCTGATTTTTCTGCTCAGTACCTTCATAATCTCTCCCTTAATGTGCGAAATAAAATCGCAACCGAACAGTTCGATGCTAAAGCATCTGAACTTAGTTCAGAACAAGAAGGAGCCCTTGTTAGCAGAACTGGTGATTATCTGAAAAAAAACAGATACGATTACAACACACACACTTTAGTTTACACGTCAGTTGAAATAACTACGTTTGAAGAACAAATAGGCTATTGGGAAAATTATTTCCAACGAGGAGAAATCAATCGTGGACTTGCCAAAGACCAATTGGTTGACAAAGAAGAGTTGAGACAACTCATTGCTTTCTTTTCATGGGCTGCATGGGCATCAGTTGCTAAGGGACCAGGAAGAAACAGCTCTTACACTAACAATTTCCCTTATGAACCACTAATTGGCAATGGTCCTTCAGGTCCAACCATTCTATGGAGTGCATTAAGTTTGATAAACTTATTAGCTGGAATTGGCTTAATTCTGTTTTTCTTTGGACGCTACAATCATTTGGGATGGAAACGTACAAGAGAGCCCATACTTCCACAGATAATTCCTGGCGCAGCCACCCCAGTTCAACGTGCATCGCTTAAATTCTTTCTTGTAGCAATAGTTCTCCTATTATTTCAAACTTTTGCCGGAGGCACAATGGCTCACTACTTTGCAGAACCCGGAGAGTTTTTCGGATTCGATTTAACTACTATTTTCCCTTCAAATATTCTTAGAACATGGCATGTGCAATCCGCCATTCTGTGGATTGCAACAGCATTTGTGGGCGGAGGAATTTTCATTTCATCTATACTTTCCAAAAAAGAGCCTAAAGGACAGGTTGGTTTGATAAACTTTCTTTTTGGCGCTTTTGCAGTCGTAATTTTCGGAAGTTTGATTGGCCAATATCTTGGTGTGAAAGATATGCTAAAAGATCTTTGGTTTTGGTTTGGAAATCAAGGTTGGGAATATCTGGAAATTGGCCGAGGCTGGCAAATATTGATGGCAATTGGTCTGGTGATTTGGTTTCTATTACTTTATAGATCTGTAAAACCGAAAAAGAATGATCCTGACAGAGAGTTAAAAATATTATTCCTTATTGCAGCTTTTTCAATTCCATTTTTCTATTTACCAGCGTTTTTCTACGGTTCAGCAACCAATTTTTCACTTGTTGATACATGGCGATTCTGGATTATCCACTTGTGGGTAGAAGGTTTCTTCGAAGTTTTTGCCACTGTGATGGTAGCTATTATGTTTTATAAAATGGGATTGGTGGCAAAGCAAACAGCTATTCGTATCATCTATTTAGATGCGGTGCTATTCTTAGGCGCAGGAATTTTGGGAACGGGGCATCACTGGTATTGGAATGGACAAACAGAGGCCTCTATGGCTATTTCTGCTTCTTTCTCTGCACTCGAAATTGTTCCTTTGATATTGCTCACGCTGGAAGCATCTGACTTTGGGCGACTCATAAAAACGCAGCGTGACGCACTTGGTAATAAAATACCTTTTCCACACCGTTGGACATTCAATTTTTTAATTGCAGTAGGTGTGTGGAACTTTATTGGTGCGGGAATATTTGGATTCTTGATAAATCTGCCAGTAATAAGTTATTACGAAACTGGTACAAATTTAACTCCTAATCATGGACATGGTGCAATGATGGGTGTTTTCGGAATGTTAGGTGTAGCTTTCGCTGTCTTTGCTTTACGCCAAATATCGTATGAAGATCACTGGCGTAAAATAGAAAAATATATCAAAATATCATTTTGGGGACTTAATATTGGATTGGCGTTGATGCTATTACTTCAATTGTTCCCAAGTGGAGTGCTTCAACTCATTGACGTGATTGAAAATGGCTACTGGCATGCAAGAAGTCTTGAGTTTTCAGGACAATCACATATTGTTGGTTTAGCGTGGTTGCGTATGCCTGCGGATGTTATCTTTATTGGTGCAGGAGTGTTACCCTTATTATGGGCTATTTTTATTACGTATATAAACATGTTGAAAACAAAAGGAGGAAAAGTAACTTCTAAATAA